One region of Streptomyces sp. NBC_00442 genomic DNA includes:
- a CDS encoding alpha/beta fold hydrolase, protein MSALDPAAAVLPDPALAAAGGTVELLDYDAVPGRPGAGGAPGHMLLLHGFGGDKEQLRPVGDALCGENSVAVYPSLRAHGDSHKPAWGYSALDFSADLHRFADALPDELHLVGYSYGGLVAAVSAITWGASRVRSLVVVDQSFDAHPDWHVADEWAEGSLLRWHYDFGHLPDLLERLGIPVLVLAAAESPNIPADERERLSRRDSALFSLEFIRGTHADCHRNTGEITSAMRDFYLRHFDGTNEKESVE, encoded by the coding sequence ATGAGCGCTCTCGATCCGGCGGCAGCCGTCCTTCCCGACCCGGCCCTCGCGGCCGCCGGCGGCACCGTCGAGCTCCTCGACTACGACGCCGTGCCGGGCCGGCCGGGCGCGGGCGGAGCCCCGGGGCACATGCTCCTGCTGCACGGATTCGGCGGCGACAAGGAACAGCTGCGTCCCGTCGGTGACGCGCTGTGCGGCGAGAATTCCGTGGCCGTCTACCCCTCCCTGCGGGCCCACGGCGACAGCCACAAGCCGGCGTGGGGCTATTCGGCCCTCGACTTCTCCGCCGACCTGCACCGATTCGCCGACGCCCTGCCGGACGAGCTGCACCTGGTCGGCTACTCCTACGGCGGCCTGGTGGCGGCGGTCTCCGCGATCACCTGGGGCGCGTCGCGGGTGCGCAGCCTCGTGGTCGTCGACCAGTCCTTCGACGCCCACCCCGACTGGCACGTCGCGGACGAGTGGGCCGAGGGAAGCCTGCTGCGCTGGCACTACGACTTCGGCCACCTGCCGGACCTCCTCGAACGCCTGGGCATCCCCGTCCTCGTCCTGGCCGCCGCGGAGAGCCCCAACATTCCGGCCGACGAGCGCGAGCGCCTGTCCCGTCGCGACAGCGCCCTCTTCTCCCTGGAATTCATTCGGGGTACGCATGCGGACTGCCATCGCAATACCGGCGAGATAACCTCCGCCATGCGCGATTTCTATCTCCGTCATTTCGACGGGACGAACGAAAAGGAAAGCGTCGAATGA